From Solibaculum mannosilyticum:
CCGAAGCGCCTGGTCCAGGGCGTGGACGGGACCATCTCCCTCGGCGGCCGAGATGCTGAGCTGTCCGTTGACCCGGATTTTGATGGTGGCCGTGGCCGAATTGCCGGTGTCGTCCACCGGTTGTTCGTCCAGGATCTTGTAGCTCACCAGCTCAAAGCTGGGGGAATACCGATGCAGCTCCTTTCGCACCACAAGGTCAAAGCTGGCGTCGGCCCCTTCAAACTGATAACCTTCCATTTCCATCTGCTTGAGGCGGTCGATGATGCAGCGGATCTCCAGGGAATCACGGTCAAGGCCGGGGCACAGTTTGTGGATGCGGCGCAACACCGCTGTACGCCCCGTCTGTTCTGACATCAAAAACCGCCGTTCATTGCCCACCACATCGGGGCTGACGTGCTCAAAGGAACAGGAGTTCTTGAGCACCCCGTCGGCATGCATGCCCGCCTTGTGGGCAAAGGCCGATGCGCCCACATAAGGGGTGGTATTGGGAAGCTGTAGATTTGCCACTTCGGCCAGTTCCCGTGCTGTTTGGGTGAGACCGGAAAGATTCTCCTCCGGGATGCACTGAACTCCCATTTTAATTTGTGCATTGGCGATAACGGTGGACAGATTGGCGTTGCCGCACCGTTCCCCAAACCCCAAATAAGTGCCCTGCACCTGGACAGCTCCGGCTTCCACCGCCGCCATGGAGCCTGCCACCGCCACGCCGGAATCGTTGTGGCAATGGATGCCCACCTTGACCTCCGGGAACCTCTCCACCACCAACCGGGTCACCTCTTTGATTTCTTCCGGGAAGCATCCGCCGTTTGTGTCGCACAGCACCACTGTTTCAGCGCCACCCTCCACGGCGGCGGCAAGGGCGTCCATGGCGAACTGGGGATTGTGACGGTATCCGTCAAAGAAGTGTTCGGCGTCAAAAAACACCCGTTTCCCCTTGCTCTTCAGATAGGCCACGCTTTCCCGGATCATATTGAGATTTTCCTCCAGTGTAGTGCCCAAGATCTCGGTAACGTGCAAATCCCAGCTTTTTCCGAAGATACAGCACACCGACGTACCGGCCTCCAAAAGGGAATTGAGGCTCTTATCCTCCTCGGCCCGGATGCCTTTGCGCCGGGTGGAACCAAAGGCCACCAAAGTGGCGTGTTTCAATTTGCATCTCTCCACCTCCCGAAACAGTTCCATGTCCTTGGGATTGGAGCCGGGATTCCCCGCTTCGATGTAAGGAATGCCCAGTTCATCCAGCAGCCGGACGACCGCCAATTTATCCTCCACCGAAAAGGAGATACCCTCCCCTTGACTGCCGTCCCGCAGGGTGGAATCAAAGATTTCAAGTGACTTGTTCATGCGAAAAACCTCCTTGTCCGCTGGAACCATCCACGGTCATTACGCGCCGGGACGACTGGTCCCATCGTGGTCAGAGATGGAACCATCCCCGCGTTCCAGAGCGGTGATGCCGGTGCGGGCCATTTCCACCACCGGGTATTTCTGTAGATTTTGGATGAGTTCGTCGATCTGTCCGCTTTGGCCGGTGGCCTCAATGGTGATGGTGTGATGACTGATGTCCAGAATACGGGCGCCGTGCCGGTAGGCGATGTGCAGAGCGTCGGAACGCTGCCCATTGTCCACCCGGATCTTAACCAGCAACAGCTCGCTGTGAGAAGCGTCCTCCTTGGTCAGCAGAGACACCTTTTTTACATCCTCCAGCTTCATAAGCTGGCACATGACCTGCCGGATCTGAGACCGATCCCCCGTCATAGCGATGGTCATGCGGCTGGTTTTGGGATCTTCTGTCGTACAAGCGGTCAAGCTTTCAATGTTAAATCCACGGCGGTTAAAAAGGCCGGTGATGCGCAGCAATACGCCGGGATGGTTGTTGGCCAAAGCCGATAAAATCACTTTTTCTTCCATGGGGAAACCTCCTTAAACCGTGGGATCGGGCATGGTCATCATGATGGCGTCGGCCGATGCTCCCGGCGGAATCATGGGAAGGGCGTTGCAGTCGGGGGAAATCCGGCAGTCTACCACCACCGGTTTGCCCAGCGCCAATGCTTTTTCCACAACCGTCTCCACTTCCTCCGGCTTTGTAATGCGCATGCCGGTGACGCCAAAGGCCTCCGCCAACTTTACCAGATCGGTTTTGCGATGGGGATCGGTCTGGGAAAACCGATATCCGTAAAACAGCTTCTGCCACTGGCGAACCATACCGAGGACGCTGTTGTTCATGACCATCACCACAACCGGCAGCTCGTAGGAGGCCAAAGTCGTCAATTCGTTGAGGTTCATGTGGAAGGACCCGTCCCCTGTGAACAGCACCACCTTGCGTCCCGGATTGGCCACCTTGGCGCCGATGGCTGCGCCCAATCCGTAGCCCATGGTGCCCAGTCCGCCGGAGGTGGCAAAGGTGCGGGGACGGTTAAACCGATACCGCTGGGCCACCCACATCTGATGCTGCCCCACATCGGTCACCATAATATCATCGTCACAGGTACGGGCTCTCACTGCGTCGATGATGGCCATGGGATCGGGATATTCCCCGTTGTCCTGGGGCGGCACCGGATGTCCTGCCTTCCAATTCTCCATCTCTTTGAGCCAAGCATCGTGACGTTCCTCCGGAATTCCCTGGCTTAAGCTGCCCAGCAGCTGTTTTAGATCCCCCACCAGCGAATAGGCGGTGTGGACGTTTTTGTCAATCTCCGCTGGATCAATATCCAGATGCAAAATCTTTGCCTGAGAGGCAAATTGCTTGCGATCTCCCGCCACACGGTCGGAGAATCGCGCTCCCGCCACCAACAGGAGATCCGCCTCTTGGGTGGCTTTGTTGGCGGCATAGGTGCCGTGCATCCCGATCATACCGGCGAAAAGTCGATGATCGGCCGGGAACCCGCCCAGTCCCATGACCGAGCAGCACACCGGCGCCTGCAATTTCTCCGCCAGTTTAATAAGTTCCTCTGTGGAGCCGGACGAGATAACACCGCCGCCTGCGTAAATGAGAGGACGTTTTGCCTCTTTGAGCATCTGAACCGCGTTTTGTACCGCCTCCTCTTTCATCGCCGGGAGAGAAGCAGGCGGTCGTTCGGCCGGTGTATACTCTGTCACAGCGGCGGTGATGTCCTTGGGCACGTCGATGAGCACCGGGCCGGGACGTTTGGACACTGCAATGCGGAAGGCCTCCCGGATGGTGTTTGCCAGATCCTCCACCCGTTTCACCACAAAGTTGTGCTTGGTGATGGGCATGGTGATGCCGGTGATATCCACCTCTTGGAAGGAATCCCGTCCCAGCAGATCCACCGCCACGTTTCCAGTGATGGCCACCATGGGGACCGAATCCATATAGGCCGTGGCGATGCCGGTGACCAGATTGGTGGCGCCGGGACCGGAGGTGGCGATAACCACGCCGGTTTTGCCGGTAGTACGGGCATATCCGTCGGCGGCATGGGAGGCGCCTTGTTCATGGGCAGTTAGGACGTGGCGGATCTTATCACTATATTCATATAGGGCGTCATAAATGTTGAGTACAGCGCCGCCCGGGTATCCAAACACGGTGTCCACACCCTGTTCCAGCAGACACTCCACTATAATCTGTGCGCCAGTTTTCTTCATCGCTTTAAACCTCCCGTTACTCTGAACCATAGCATTTCATCGACTTTTCCGCACAAAAAACGCCTTCATCTCACATAAGAGACGAAGGCGTAAAAAGCTTTCGCGGTACCACTCTAATTTGCTCCCTCAACGGGGAACCCCTCTGAGACATCGGGCCGAATTCACTTCAGCCGAATATCCACCCCGTTAACGGAGGGTCAACCGTTCTCACCTACTACCCATCTTCCATGGGATTGGGCGGAAGGCTCAGGGGTGATTTTCACAACAACTCAGCCACTGCCTCGCACCATCCGGCAGCTCTCTGGCAACTGACATTGCCCTACTCTTCCCCATCACAGCCTCTAAAGCATGTATTATTTTTTCATTATGATACTCGCCTTGTGGTATTTTGTCAAGCATTAATTTTTGCTTTTTCACTCTTCCATTCTATTTTTCACCGGACGCTCAAAAAAACACCTGCCCTTTTTGAGCAGGTGTTTTTGGCTTATTTTACAGTTCTCCCGTTACCACGACCGGAAGAAGGGCGGGAACATAGCCGCCAGCGCCCAGCATGCTTGGAACAACAGCACCGCCACAGGCGTCAACATGGCGAGGCTGGAGTAAAGACTTAAAAAGGCCACCAACACAAAGCTGATCAATACGCCCACCGTCTGGATAATCGTAGAGGACTGAATGCTCCTTTTCAGCTTAAAACAGGACGAAATAGCCGATAAAAGCGGTTCGATAGCGCCGTCTGAAGCGATGCCACATTCCTCTTCCGGACGATCTATTACCTTTTCCTCATATTCCAAGCTGGCTGCGGCCTGGAGTACAACCACCTGCTTGGGCTCCACTTCCAAAGCCTCCGACAACATCTCACTGCTGATGTTGGGATCATTTGCATGTACCAGCAGCGTCATACCGCTGTCGACCAGACGCTGGAGTTCCTCCCTGGTCTCACTGCTCAAAATATACGTCACCACAAACATGGCGCTGAGCACACCGCCGCTGCACAAATACACCAATCTGCGGCGGTTTTTGGCATACCGGCGTTCATAATCCATGGAGGGCGGCTCGATGCCGTGATTGCGAAGCAGTTCCCGATTACCCACCAGGACGCGTCGGCCATCCACCCATCCAGAGAGGCCCATGCCTTGCTCGTAAACGGGAGATTCCACTTTGGGCAAAATCTCCTTCCTATCCTGAATCACCTGGTCAAATACCGGTGAAAGAGGGCCCTTCAACGCATTGACCAAAGCAGCGGTATCCAAAATGGCCTGATCCACTCGGCCGTCCCCGAATGTCTTAATGCCGTTGAGAACCACCTGTCCTGGTCCAAACAATTGACCGGCATCCACCGCTACCGCACAGGTATCCAGCATCTGATCGGCCGCCATGTAGTCGGTGAGCACACCGCCGCGGGCCGTCAATCGTTTTGCAATCCTCCGCAGCGGCCAGTTGCCTGCCACCAATGATACCACCGGTACGCACAGACAACACACCGCCACAAAAGCTGAAATACTTTCAATCAAGCCTTGACCCATCAGGTATGAGCTGACGCCTACAGCAATTCCGCCGATAAGCACAGCCGGGAAGGTAGCGCCTCCCACCCGGGCACAAGGATCCTCCCGATAAGAGTGATCCAAAAAGCTGGAAAGAAAAGAGACTTTCACTGGAGCCGCTACCGTAGTGCCGCGGCGCATACCCCGCATCAAATGGGAGAGTTCCTCCTCTGGGAGGGAGATCACACACTCCTTATCCCCTGGTTTATGCACCATCTGGAAGTTGAGACGAATACGGGAAACCATTCCCAGTTTTCCTATCGTGTTCATGAGCAAAACCAGTACAGCCGCAGCGTTATAAAGATACAATTTTCCACTTGCGATATAAGAGGGGTAAAACAGCATCAAAATCGAATGCATCAGCGTAATGACCGTGGCAAACGCCGCCGGCGCATCAGGAGATGCCCTCAGGCGGAAGGCCCCGCCAATGCCGCTGGTAATAACCGGTGCCGATGCGATGGCTGCCACTACCGTGATACAGGTTTGGATCACAATATACAAAATCGGATTTTGCGTGACCAGGGATGTAATTTCCAAAGATCCCCCCAAGAAAGGGGTGACAATCGGCAATAAGGAAAGTCCAATAAGACCCAGAAGACAGAGCAATAGTACCACAAATCGAACGCGTAATGTCACCGTCTGATATTTGAGTTCTTTTCCAATGATAGGCGCTTGATCGTAATCGGTGAAATCCTCAATATCATCCGGTTCTTTGGGGAGAGGCGGCTGTTGCTTGGGTTTTGGCGGCTCTTTCTGGGCTGCGATTTTCTTTCGCTGCTGTTTGACTGCCTCTTCCCACCGTGTATTCTCCGTAGGCTCTACCACCTGTGTCTCCGCCTCGTCAGGGACTTCTCTCCTTCTTTTCTTTGGGGATGGGCCTACTTTTTGTGTCGGAGCATTGTCGATACTTTCGGTCCTCTGTTGTGTAGGTACGTCGTTCCCTTTCGGAACGGATGGTTTTAAATGAGCGGGAGATACCGTCTCTTGTGGTATCTTTTCCTGCTGTTTAGACGGCGCTTCCTCTTTGGGAGAGAGGGAGGAAACCTCTCTCTTCTCCTCACGAGAAGGAGAAGGTTCCTCAGGGGGAATCACAATAGGACATTCATCCTTTTGTTCCCGCCTACTCATTTCACGGACTTCTTTGATAATATCATCTAAGGAGAAATTCTCTTCAGGCCCCTGATTTCCCATTTCGTCGTTCCAACGATCCTGCAACCAAAACACCTCCGTGTTAAAATTGGATTGTTTCGTCAAACCTCGTCTATTGGCCCAGATTCAACCGCTGACGGGCCACTTCATATAGTAAGATGCCGGCCGCCACCGATACATTCAGAGAACTGATTTTTCCTCTCATGGGCAGCGACAGTACAAAATCACATTTTTCCTTGACCAGGCGTCCAATGCCTTTTCCCTCCGACCCGAGCACCAGTGCCACTGGGCCTTTCAGATCGGTTTCACACCATGTGGAGCCGTCCATATCCACCGCATAAATCCAGACGCCTCGCTCTTTGAGTTCTTCCAGCGCAGCCGGGATATTGGCTACCCGGGCCACGGGGACGTATTCAAGGGCCCCGGCCGCCGCTTTGGACACTGCCAACGTCAGCCCGGCCGAACGGCGTTTTGGCACGATGATTCCATGAGCGCCGGATGCTTCGGCCGTACGCACGATGGCGCCTAAATTATGAGGATCCTCAATGTTGTCCGCCACCACGATGAGGGGTGGTTCTCCCCGGCTCTCAGCCAAGGCAAAAATGTCGTCCAATGTGGCGTACTCCTGCTGTGCCACCAGCACCGCCACCCCTTGATGGGTGGTTCCGCCGCACACAGCATCCATCTTCCGGGAATCAATTTCCTTGACAGGGATGCCGCGCTTACGGCATTGGGCTACAATATCGCCGCATTCTTTTGTCCGCTGCCCTTTGGCCACCAAAAGGCTATCAATCGGACGTCCGGAGCGAAGTGCTTCCCGGACACTATTTCGTCCCGCGATGGTTTCCTGGCGGTATTCCATACGACAATCCCTTTCCTGAAGCCCATGGGCCTCTTCTTAAAATAAATCATTCAATCTTTAAAATTATACCATACTCGCCCTTGAATGCAAACATTTCTCAAGATGTTCTAACTGAAATTTCCAATCTTCCTGTATAGAAACCCCTCCTGTTCAGGTTTGGCTATGGAACCCCTCCATATTCGGTTTCTCCAAAAGAAAAAAGCGGTTCTGGCACATGCCAAAACCGCTTTCCTTATATTTCCATTCAAATTAGTCGTTCCTACGGCGAGGGGGACGGTTGCCCATAGGCGGGCGGCTGGGACGACGGGGCGAAGTCGGGGGTACGTCGTTCTCCGGCACAGCGCCTTCCACTTCGATGAGAGCATCCCGGCGGGAGAGGTTGAGGCGGCCCTGGGAATCGATCTCGGTCACCTTGACGATGACTTCATCGCCCACGTTGACCACGTCTTCCACCTTCTCCACACGCTTGACATCCAGACGGGAGATGTGAACCAGTCCCTCTTTGCCGGGGGCGATTTCCACAAAGGCGCCAAAGGTCATCAGACGTGTAACTTTGCCCTTATAGATGCCGCCGATCTCGGGGTCCTTGGCGATGGTCTCGATCATGAGCAGAGCGCGTTTGGCGCCTTCCTGATCCATGGACGAGATAAAGACGTTGCCGTCCTCTTCCACATCGATCTTACAATTGCACTCGGCGCACATTTTCTGGATGATTTTACCGCCGGGGCCAATGATATCGCGGATCTTATCCACCGGGATCTTGGTGGACAGCATCTTGGGAGCGTAGGGAGACAGCTCCTTGCGGGGCTCGGCGATGGCCTTGAGCATAACCTCGTCCAAGATATACAGACGGGCTTTGCGTGTCTTTTCCAAAGCGTCCTTGATGATCTCCGGGGTAAGGCCGTCGATCTTCAGATCCATCTGGATGGCGGTGATGCCGGTATGGCTGCCTGCCACCTTAAAGTCCATGTCACCGAAGAAATCCTCCAGGCCCTGGATGTCCACCATGGTCATCCAGCGATCGCCCTCGGTGATGAGGCCGCAGGAAATGCCGGCGATGGGGGTTTTGATCGGGACGCCGGCGTCCATCAGCGCCAAAGTGGAACCGCAGATGGAGCCCTGGGAGGTAGAACCGTTGGAGGACAGCACCTCCGACACCAGACGGATGGCGTAGGGGAATTCCTCCACCGGCGGGATGACCGGTTCCAAAGCGCGCTCGGCCAAAGCGCCGTGACCGATCTCACGACGGCCAGGGCCGCGGCTGGGACGGGTCTCACCCACCGAGTAGGACGGGAAGTTATAATGATGCATATAGCGTTTAAATTCCTGGGGATCGATGCCGTCCAGCATCTGCTGATCGCTGACCGGACCCAAAGTCGCCACGGTGAGCACCTGGGTCTGGCCACGGGTAAACAGGCCGGTTCCGTGTGTGCGGGGCAGGATGCCCACCTCGGCGGCCAGGGGACGGATCTCATTCATGCCGCGGCCGTCCACACGCTTCTGGTCGTCCAGGAGCCAACGGCGCACCACGTATTTCTGGGTTTTATAGAGGCAGTCGTCGATCTTTGCAATGTCGTCGGGATACTGCTCGTCGAACTTAGCGTGAACATCCTCGTAGATGGGCTGGAGACGGGCATCGCGTTCGGCCTTGTCGTCGGTGTCCAGCGCTTTGCGGACGGCCTCAATGGCGTAGGCTTTGATGGCCTCCAGCATCTCAGGATCGGGATCCAGGGAGGGGACCTCCACCTTCTGCTTGCCGATTTCAGCCGTGACGTCCTTGATAAACTGGACGATGGCCTGATTGGCCTCGTGGCCTTTCAGGATGCCTTCCAGCATGACGTCCTCGGGAATCTGGTCGGCACCGGCCTCAATCATGGCCACCTTTTTATCGGTGGAAGCCACGGTGACGGCCATACGGGATTTCTCACGCTGTTCGGCGTTGGGGTTGATGACAAACTGGTCGTCCACATAACCCACCGACACGCCGGAGATGGGGCCGTTCCAGGGGATATCCGAGATGGAAATGGCCATGGATACGCCGATCATGGCGGTGATTTCCGGGGAACAATCGGGATCCACCGACATGACAGTGGCCACCACCGACACGTCGTTGCGCATATCCTTGGGGAACAGGGGTCGGATGGGGCGGTCGATGAGGCGGGAGGTCAAAATGGCCTTATCGGTGGGACGGCCTTCCCTCTTGAGGAAGGAACCGGGGATGCGGCCCACGGCATACAGCTTTTCTTCAAAATCCACCGACAAGGGGAAGAAATCGATGCCGTCCCGGGGCTTTTTGGACATGGTCACCGCGCAGTGCACCACCGTATCGCCGTAGCGGACCATGCAGGAACCGTTGGCCAAACCGGCGGTTTTACCGGTCTCCACCACCAGGGGACGACCGGCCAGCTCGGTGCGGAATACTTTGTAATTCTCAAACAGCATTGTACACATTCCTCCGTTGTTTCATTTCAGGGGGACGGCACGTGTTTAGCAATGAAACAGGCGTTTAAATCCAAATCCCACGGCATGCTTTAAGCGCTTGTTTTACTGCTAACCGCCTCCGTCCTCGCGATGTGTCTGGGCGTATGGGAGTTTGTCAGTAAAGCAATGCAAGGCAGGCGGAAAAAACCGCCTGCCTTCCAAAAAACGACACTTACTTACGGATTCCCAGTTTGCTGATGATGGCGCGGTATCTTTCGATATCCTTCTTCATCAGGTAGTTGAGCAGATTGCGGCGATGACCGACCATCTTCAAAAGGCCGCGGCGAGAATGATGATCCTTCTTATGGACCTTCAGATGTTCGGTCAAATCGTTGATTCTCTTGGTGAGAATGGCGATTTGTACCTCAGGGGAACCGGTATCGCCCTCATGGCGGGCATTGTCCTGAATGACGGTTTGTTTTTCTTCTTTGAGCATCATGGGTACTTCACCTCTTTTTAAAATTACACCCACAAACGAAGCGCATGGCAGAGGAAATTCCCTCTCACAGGGCAGAAAGCCAATGGCTGCGTAAAGGGTCACAGTGGATATTATACCATCGCCCACCACAATTGTAAAGCGCAATTTACTCTATTTTAAGCCCCTGGGAGCAGACGTCCACGCCGCTTTGATCCAGCGCCGCCAATTTGTCGCCGAAAGCATAACCGAGCGCCTCCCCTTCTGGAAACAGGTCGGAGAGGGGCGCCAGTACAAACGCCCTATCCCCCATCCTGGGATGGGGGATATCCAATTCCTCCGTCTCACGCCTCTCCCCTTCGTACAGGAGCAAATCCACATCCAACGTCCTAGGGCCGTTTTGGACGGCGCGTATCCGTCCCATGGAGGCCTCCATGCCCAGTCCCGCCCCCAACAGCGCCTCCGGGGAAAGCTTTGTCTCCACCAAAAGGACGCAGTTTAGAAAATCCGGCTGATTATCGTATCCCACCGGCTTGGTCACGTAAAGCCTTGAGCAATCCACAACCTTTGTCCCGGGCAGACGGTTGAAACTGTCCACAGCCATCTGAAGCTGTTCCCGCGGGCTGCCCATGTTGGCCCCCAGGGCGATAACCGCCTTAGGCATGGTGTATTCCTTCCCGACGCCGGGTGATTTCCACCGCCACCATCTCAAAATCCGCCGGGATAGGGGCCCGCGGCTTCTTGAGGATGACGGTGACCTCCTCTAGATTCTCATACTTCCGGAGTAGCCTGGAAGCCACCTCCTGGGCCGCCCGCTCAATAAGGCGATACTTGCATCCCGTCATGGCATCCCGCACTACATCGCACACTTCGGCATAATTGATGGTATCCTCCACCTGGTCGGTATGACAGGGCTTTTCCAAGTCCACTCCCAGGATGAGATCCAACACAAAGGGTTGTCCCTCCTCCTGTTCCCGATCCAATACGCCGTGGTAAGCAAAGACCCGCAGTCCTGTTATCTTGATCCGATCCATAGAATAATTATCTCCTCCTTATCGTCCTTTTCCCAGCAGGGCATCGATGGTCCGGGCGGCCTGCACCCCTTCAAACACATCGTGAACCCGCAGGATATGAGCTCCACTGAGCTGTGCCGCCGTGTGGACGGCAATGGTTCCTCCCAGACGGCGGTCAGCTGATGCATCAGCCGAGAATGCTGATGTCACCCGTTTGCGGGAGGCCCCTACCAGCCAAGGGTATCCCTCCACCGTAGGGCCGGCTTTGACCAGGGCCAGATTTTCCGCCATGGTCTTGCCGAATCCAATGCCTGGATCCAAACAAATGGCATGGGCCGGCAGTCCATACCCTCTGGCCCGCAATGCCGCTTTGTGAAGAAAATCCCTCACTTCCTCCACGACCCCCCTGGGATAAGCCACCTGTCCGTCAACCTTGGAAGCGTCCCCCGGATGCATGATGACAATAGCGGCATCAGCTGCCGCCACCGTCTCCAGCATCCCCTTATGGGCGCATCCTGAAACATCATTGATGATGTGGGCCCCGGCATCCAAGGCCCACTTTGCCACTTCCGGATAAAAGGTATCGATGGAAATGGGGCAGCTTGTCTCTTTCACAAGAGCTCTTAGCACCGGCTCCATCCTCTCCCACTCCTCATCCGGGCCGATCTCCCGGCAGCCGGGGCGGGTAGACTGGGCGCCGATGTCCAAAATATCGGCCCCCTCCTGTAACATCCGGCAAGCATGCCCCACCGCTTTTTCGGGATCCAAATACCGGCCGCCGTCCGAAAAGGAGTCGGGGGTGATGTTGAGGATTCCCATAATGAGGGTTCGATCGCTTACGTCAAAACAAAATCCTTTGGCGGAAAAATACATCGGTTTCCTCCTCGTCAACGGGTCAGAAGGGCCATGGCCTCGGCGCGCGTCCTGGCATCGGTGCGCATGCCGCCTCGCAGGGCCGACGTCTGGGTCTTGGACCCGGCCGCACGGGCGCCCCGCATGGTCATGCACAGGTGCTCGGCCTCAATGACCACAGCCACTCCCCAGGGCTTTAGCTCCTTCATGATGAAATCGGCCACCGACGCCGTCAGACGCTCTTGAAGCTGCGGGCGTCGGGCATAACAGTCCACAATGCGGGCCAATTTGGACAGACCCAGCACCCGTCCCTCCCGCGGGATGTACGCGATGTGGGCTTTGCCGACAAAGGGAAGCAAATGATGCTCACATACCGAGTAAAGCGGGATATCCCGCACCAATACCATTTCATCGTGATTGGTATCGGTAAAAATCTTCACGTGCCGGCGTGCGTCATCGTGGAGGCCGGAAAAAATTTCCTCATACATCCGCGCCACACGGCTGGGCGTCTCCTGTAAGCCCTCCCGATCCACATCTTCGCCGATGGCGGCCAAAATCTCACGCACCGCCGCTTCAATTCTTGGTTTATCGATCATTCTCCATCCATCCATTCCGCCGCTCTCCTGCGGCCATACTCCATTCCCATCTGCTTTCACGGGGCGAAGA
This genomic window contains:
- the rpsO gene encoding 30S ribosomal protein S15 gives rise to the protein MMLKEEKQTVIQDNARHEGDTGSPEVQIAILTKRINDLTEHLKVHKKDHHSRRGLLKMVGHRRNLLNYLMKKDIERYRAIISKLGIRK
- the rlmB gene encoding 23S rRNA (guanosine(2251)-2'-O)-methyltransferase RlmB; this translates as MEYRQETIAGRNSVREALRSGRPIDSLLVAKGQRTKECGDIVAQCRKRGIPVKEIDSRKMDAVCGGTTHQGVAVLVAQQEYATLDDIFALAESRGEPPLIVVADNIEDPHNLGAIVRTAEASGAHGIIVPKRRSAGLTLAVSKAAAGALEYVPVARVANIPAALEELKERGVWIYAVDMDGSTWCETDLKGPVALVLGSEGKGIGRLVKEKCDFVLSLPMRGKISSLNVSVAAGILLYEVARQRLNLGQ
- the folK gene encoding 2-amino-4-hydroxy-6-hydroxymethyldihydropteridine diphosphokinase, encoding MPKAVIALGANMGSPREQLQMAVDSFNRLPGTKVVDCSRLYVTKPVGYDNQPDFLNCVLLVETKLSPEALLGAGLGMEASMGRIRAVQNGPRTLDVDLLLYEGERRETEELDIPHPRMGDRAFVLAPLSDLFPEGEALGYAFGDKLAALDQSGVDVCSQGLKIE
- the cimA gene encoding citramalate synthase, which encodes MNKSLEIFDSTLRDGSQGEGISFSVEDKLAVVRLLDELGIPYIEAGNPGSNPKDMELFREVERCKLKHATLVAFGSTRRKGIRAEEDKSLNSLLEAGTSVCCIFGKSWDLHVTEILGTTLEENLNMIRESVAYLKSKGKRVFFDAEHFFDGYRHNPQFAMDALAAAVEGGAETVVLCDTNGGCFPEEIKEVTRLVVERFPEVKVGIHCHNDSGVAVAGSMAAVEAGAVQVQGTYLGFGERCGNANLSTVIANAQIKMGVQCIPEENLSGLTQTARELAEVANLQLPNTTPYVGASAFAHKAGMHADGVLKNSCSFEHVSPDVVGNERRFLMSEQTGRTAVLRRIHKLCPGLDRDSLEIRCIIDRLKQMEMEGYQFEGADASFDLVVRKELHRYSPSFELVSYKILDEQPVDDTGNSATATIKIRVNGQLSISAAEGDGPVHALDQALREALAQFYPRLEKSRLIDYKVRVMDSGDATAAVVRVLITSTDGKRVWTTVGVSADVIRASWLALVDSFEYKLICDREAKD
- the ilvN gene encoding acetolactate synthase small subunit — its product is MEEKVILSALANNHPGVLLRITGLFNRRGFNIESLTACTTEDPKTSRMTIAMTGDRSQIRQVMCQLMKLEDVKKVSLLTKEDASHSELLLVKIRVDNGQRSDALHIAYRHGARILDISHHTITIEATGQSGQIDELIQNLQKYPVVEMARTGITALERGDGSISDHDGTSRPGA
- the folB gene encoding dihydroneopterin aldolase; translation: MDRIKITGLRVFAYHGVLDREQEEGQPFVLDLILGVDLEKPCHTDQVEDTINYAEVCDVVRDAMTGCKYRLIERAAQEVASRLLRKYENLEEVTVILKKPRAPIPADFEMVAVEITRRREGIHHA
- the ilvB gene encoding biosynthetic-type acetolactate synthase large subunit — its product is MKKTGAQIIVECLLEQGVDTVFGYPGGAVLNIYDALYEYSDKIRHVLTAHEQGASHAADGYARTTGKTGVVIATSGPGATNLVTGIATAYMDSVPMVAITGNVAVDLLGRDSFQEVDITGITMPITKHNFVVKRVEDLANTIREAFRIAVSKRPGPVLIDVPKDITAAVTEYTPAERPPASLPAMKEEAVQNAVQMLKEAKRPLIYAGGGVISSGSTEELIKLAEKLQAPVCCSVMGLGGFPADHRLFAGMIGMHGTYAANKATQEADLLLVAGARFSDRVAGDRKQFASQAKILHLDIDPAEIDKNVHTAYSLVGDLKQLLGSLSQGIPEERHDAWLKEMENWKAGHPVPPQDNGEYPDPMAIIDAVRARTCDDDIMVTDVGQHQMWVAQRYRFNRPRTFATSGGLGTMGYGLGAAIGAKVANPGRKVVLFTGDGSFHMNLNELTTLASYELPVVVMVMNNSVLGMVRQWQKLFYGYRFSQTDPHRKTDLVKLAEAFGVTGMRITKPEEVETVVEKALALGKPVVVDCRISPDCNALPMIPPGASADAIMMTMPDPTV
- a CDS encoding polyribonucleotide nucleotidyltransferase, which gives rise to MFENYKVFRTELAGRPLVVETGKTAGLANGSCMVRYGDTVVHCAVTMSKKPRDGIDFFPLSVDFEEKLYAVGRIPGSFLKREGRPTDKAILTSRLIDRPIRPLFPKDMRNDVSVVATVMSVDPDCSPEITAMIGVSMAISISDIPWNGPISGVSVGYVDDQFVINPNAEQREKSRMAVTVASTDKKVAMIEAGADQIPEDVMLEGILKGHEANQAIVQFIKDVTAEIGKQKVEVPSLDPDPEMLEAIKAYAIEAVRKALDTDDKAERDARLQPIYEDVHAKFDEQYPDDIAKIDDCLYKTQKYVVRRWLLDDQKRVDGRGMNEIRPLAAEVGILPRTHGTGLFTRGQTQVLTVATLGPVSDQQMLDGIDPQEFKRYMHHYNFPSYSVGETRPSRGPGRREIGHGALAERALEPVIPPVEEFPYAIRLVSEVLSSNGSTSQGSICGSTLALMDAGVPIKTPIAGISCGLITEGDRWMTMVDIQGLEDFFGDMDFKVAGSHTGITAIQMDLKIDGLTPEIIKDALEKTRKARLYILDEVMLKAIAEPRKELSPYAPKMLSTKIPVDKIRDIIGPGGKIIQKMCAECNCKIDVEEDGNVFISSMDQEGAKRALLMIETIAKDPEIGGIYKGKVTRLMTFGAFVEIAPGKEGLVHISRLDVKRVEKVEDVVNVGDEVIVKVTEIDSQGRLNLSRRDALIEVEGAVPENDVPPTSPRRPSRPPMGNRPPRRRND